One stretch of Brettanomyces nanus chromosome 4, complete sequence DNA includes these proteins:
- a CDS encoding uncharacterized protein (EggNog:ENOG41): MDRIRVQMAVLEKKFDILRDNAGKSSNASSVYNDSTGSAVSAEGLSTGQHSHTAHLNEISVLDEKLQGLKKMTIAGKPSWITFLGPLSRFWLFYSRDMLRNMLSGMRSIMNQYKQIWTQTHDQMVQGMGLIGDSEKEDVVVKLINQIICPNYQAFSERLTYFENQLNGMIFGGFIPMDVIHSLFSSYFTESNEPAKLCVFNKPEKPFFYADIAVVVALVHLVVIFTQNNTQKRQFNHHLDASTSILSSLAVNLMDISQFRRKRTQEALLAVILLRSGLYVFESSKGLAGEVDSYPIFQTALDMCYQLGIHSDPDIANMFIFKNDQFMKTRVMSHQEIRELWNYMQIEDACYSVGTGSPLQISYTFSAEFHRRSDFFFENKREEALKLMRDVALIVNSRRAVSIREILDLIHAMIEFCRQLPCHMFVPGGTVGDIDELAALCRIKLIFFQTLQCLCRMVMVGIKDLHRKDSPSIHDKVTANILSNITREMFRQSLVSCALSLHEILLICEGKSIFGSDRNSKYVVFLRETFCRTFGQSFILWFTYLLPRATKDSELIGEFEKETTLFEYPPRENSYEGEMDYKVLERALYYQHSQESPEFSERLCARLLLPSELISFASDFYKEVSENEIMKNNLDSFLMAKTVIIWRYITEAIEESKNSCSTKETRVPDIISRAREKLERDFCLEGDIIQLETQGIQFEKMLDSLFAEQDWLNIPAGLNFEGGQSIPTSVATSTTNTLDASRSDYIDAESLSDYHALTGKGNEI; this comes from the coding sequence ATGGATAGAATCAGAGTGCAGATGGCTGTGCTTGAAAAAAAGTTTGACATACTGAGGGATAATGCAGGTAAATCATCAAATGCGAGCAGCGTGTATAATGATTCCACTGGTTCGGCAGTGTCGGCCGAAGGATTGTCTACAGGCCAACACAGCCACACCGCACACCTTAACGAAATCAGCGTTTTGGATGAGAAGCTGCAAGGGCTCAAAAAAATGACAATTGCTGGTAAGCCTTCATGGATAACCTTTTTAGGCCCATTATCTAGATTTTGGCTATTCTATTCACGCGATATGCTTCGAAACATGCTTAGCGGTATGCGAAGCATTATGAATCAATATAAACAGATCTGGACTCAGACTCATGACCAGATGGTACAGGGCATGGGTTTAATTGGAGACTCAGAAAAGGAGGACGTCGTTGTTAAACTGATCAATCAGATCATATGCCCAAACTATCAGGCTTTTTCAGAGCGTCTTACATACTTTGAAAATCAGTTGAACGGCATGATATTTGGGGGCTTTATCCCGATGGATGTCATCCACTCACTATTCTCATCATATTTTACTGAGTCGAATGAACCAGCGAAGTTATGCGTATTCAATAAACCAGAGAAGCCCTTTTTTTATGCCGATATTGCGGTTGTGGTAGCTTTAGTCCACCTAGTCGTTATTTTTACGCAGAACAACACTCAAAAGCGACAGTTTAACCATCACCTTGATGCTTCTACCAGTATACTCAGCTCGCTGGCAGTGAACTTGATGGATATTTCACAGTTCAGGAGAAAGCGCACGCAAGAGGCACTACTAGCGGTTATCCTCTTGCGTTCGGGCTTATATGTCTTCGAGAGCTCGAAGGGACTTGCAGGAGAAGTTGACTCTTATCCGATTTTCCAGACTGCCTTGGATATGTGCTATCAATTAGGTATTCACTCCGATCCTGATATAGCGAACATgttcattttcaaaaatgaCCAATTCATGAAAACCAGAGTGATGTCCCACCAGGAGATCAGGGAACTATGGAATTACATGCAGATAGAGGATGCATGCTATTCTGTGGGTACCGGCTCACCGTTGCAGATAAGCTACACTTTTTCCGCCGAATTTCATCGGAGATCtgacttcttttttgaaaataAACGAGAAGAGGCTTTGAAGCTAATGAGAGATGTGGCTCTAATTGTTAACTCTCGGAGGGCTGTCTCGATCAGGGAGATCCTTGACTTAATTCATGCCATGATAGAGTTCTGCCGCCAATTGCCTTGCCATATGTTTGTGCCAGGAGGGACTGTTGGCGATATAGATGAACTTGCGGCACTTTGCCGTATCAAATTAATATTTTTTCAGACATTGCAGTGCTTGTGTCGAATGGTGATGGTTGGCATAAAGGATTTGCATCGTAAGGATTCACCTTCAATTCATGACAAGGTTACTGCCAATATTTTGAGTAATATTACAAGAGAGATGTTTAGACAGTCTCTAGTTTCCTGTGCGTTGTCGCTACATGAGATTTTACTGATCTGTGAGGGAAAGAGTATTTTTGGTTCTGACAGAAACAGCAAGTACGTTGTCTTCCTAAGAGAGACATTCTGCCGTACATTTGGACAGTCATTTATTCTTTGGTTCACATACTTACTCCCGCGCGCAACGAAGGATTCGGAGCTTATCGGcgagtttgaaaaggagACAACGCTCTTTGAATACCCGCCCAGAGAAAATAGCTACGAGGGTGAGATGGACTACAAAGTTTTAGAACGAGCCCTATATTACCAGCATAGTCAGGAGAGTCCTGAATTCAGTGAAAGGCTTTGTGCACGATTACTCCTCCCATCTGAATTGATTTCATTTGCTTCCGATTTCTACAAAGAAGTGAGCGAAAATGAAATTATGAAGAACAACCTTGATTCCTTCTTGATGGCCAAGACCGTTATCATCTGGAGGTATATTACTGAGGCCATCGAGGAATCCAAAAATTCATGCAGCACAAAGGAAACACGGGTTCCTGATATCATTTCTAGAGCTAGAGAAAAGCTAGAGAGAGATTTTTGTCTAGAAGGAGATATTATACAGCTGGAAACACAGGGAATACAATTCGAGAAAATGCTTGATTCTCTCTTTGCGGAACAGGATTGGCTTAACATTCCTGCGGGTTTAAACTTTGAAGGCGGCCAATCGATACCTACAAGCGTGGCCACTAGCACAACAAACACTCTCGATGCGTCAAGAAGCGACTACATCGATGCAGAGTCACTGAGCGACTATCATGCTTTGACAGGAAAGGGTAACGAAATATAG
- a CDS encoding uncharacterized protein (CAZy:GH106~EggNog:ENOG41) has protein sequence MTASSRILYPLSNKEFDNELFKNPSSDYRGAPLWCWNCKLDKERLLFEIDTLKDMGFGGFHIHSRVGLDTPYLGDEFMSLVKECHDYGKSKGLITYLYDEDRFPSGSCGGKVPRENPEYRAKYLMFTSIPYGEFEIPKENPFPMSASRNENGELLCAFKVYLKEGYLSDYERVDISNQESLNKARSEAEATPGCKLWYGYLEHAVPSGWYNNSTYVDTLNADAIKCFIETTHVKYRDLLQADFKKTVKSIFTDEPQFSHKSIFEKAESSDQAFVPWTTDLPETFQKAYSYSIFEKIPELFWELPDRKPSVFRYHYHDHVCQRFTDAFVKTISKWCSENNLGFTGHMLDEEDLLTQTTSLGEAMRAYPHFDIPGIDMLQDKHEYHTAKQCQSVVHQYGKEGMMCEMYGVTNWDFTFQGHKSQGDWLAALGVTFRVPHLYWMSMRGEAKRDFPASIGYQSSWYKKYTIVEDHFSRLNIALTRGSPVVRIGVIHPIESYWLAFGTWEQTKLEREERQVNFDHLIKWMLFGLLDFDYVAESLLEDTTKLGEITEQFPCGVMKYDVIVVPSLRTIRRSTLERLEMFAAKGGKVVFMGEVPSLVDAVPTTSPAELAKECTVIPFTKRALYTTLEPYREIGIDFVDPVDHDCLLYSRLKDSILYNMRQEVDGSRYLFLCNTSTEQKRTGSIITIKGNWDLTIMDTFTAEQKHFADVTIKNGKTTFHWDFSMVGSLLLKLVPTKQIVNSAEPIVEEVPSDIVPVEDDIKYTLSEPNVLMLDFAESFRIDEGEWQASEEVLRIDNIVRSILKLQAKNMEFPQPYSFKDERTFRHSVTMRFNFVSEEDVESPILASELKEDIEISIDGVKVEELIDDGYFVDKDIYKIKLPSFKAGSHTLSYKMPMNQFSNIERLYLLGDFGVRVNGKHTKIVKKQDTLVYGNWVEQGLPFYAGNVVYRIRIPDDVSSFQGSVKLRIREFKAPLIGVSIDGKDVGSIAFDPFKINLGNLKGKREIELTVYGDRFNSFGHIHFANSKFPWCAPNAWRTVGDQWTYSYLLQPKGITETPTFELYA, from the coding sequence ATGACCGCAAGCAGTCGTATACTCTATCCTTTGTCCAACAAAGAGTTTGATAAtgaacttttcaagaatcCGTCGAGTGACTACAGGGGAGCTCCCTTGTGGTGCTGGAACTGCAAGCTAGATAAGGAGAGACTCCTATTCGAGATTGACACGCTTAAGGATATGGGCTTCGGTGGTTTCCACATTCACTCAAGAGTCGGCCTTGACACCCCATACCTAGGCGATGAATTTATGTCCTTGGTTAAAGAGTGCCATGATTATGGCAAGTCTAAAGGTCTTATTACCTACTTATACGATGAGGATAGATTCCCCTCTGGAAGCTGTGGTGGCAAAGTTCCCAGGGAGAATCCTGAGTACCGTGCAAAGTATCTAATGTTCACCTCTATTCCATATGGTGAGTTTGAGATCCCAAAGGAGAATCCGTTTCCTATGTCCGCCTCCAGAAACGAGAACGGTGAATTGCTCTGTGCTTTCAAAGTGTATTTGAAGGAGGGATATCTTTCAGATTACGAGCGGGTTGACATTTCGAATCAGGAGAGCTTAAATAAGGCTAGGTCCGAAGCGGAGGCCACCCCAGGCTGCAAACTTTGGTATGGATATCTAGAGCATGCCGTGCCTAGTGGCTGGTATAACAATTCTACTTATGTTGACACGTTGAATGCTGATGCCATTAAGTGTTTCATTGAGACTACTCATGTGAAGTATCGCGATTTGCTCCAAGCTGATTTTAAGAAAACCGTGAAATCCATTTTTACCGATGAACCTCAGTTTTCTCATAAATCCATATTTGAAAAGGCGGAATCGTCTGACCAGGCCTTTGTTCCATGGACTACCGATTTACCGGAAACATTTCAAAAGGCTTATTCGTATtcaatctttgaaaagatacCGGAGCTATTCTGGGAGCTGCCTGATCGCAAGCCTTCCGTCTTTAGATACCACTATCATGACCACGTTTGTCAACGTTTCACCGACGCTTTCGTCAAGACTATTTCGAAGTGGTGCAGCGAGAACAACCTTGGTTTCACTGGACACATgcttgatgaagaggatcTCTTAACTCAAACTACTTCTCTAGGTGAAGCTATGAGAGCATATCCTCATTTCGACATACCAGGTATTGATATGTTGCAAGATAAGCACGAGTACCACACCGCCAAACAGTGCCAATCAGTTGTGCATCAGTATGGTAAGGAGGGAATGATGTGTGAAATGTATGGAGTGACCAACTGGGATTTCACTTTCCAGGGCCACAAATCACAAGGGGACTGGTTGGCGGCCTTGGGTGTAACCTTTAGGGTTCCTCATCTCTATTGGATGAGCATGAGGGGTGAAGCAAAAAGGGATTTCCCCGCTTCCATTGGCtatcaaagttcttggtACAAGAAATACACCATCGTGGAGGACCATTTCTCTAGGTTGAACATAGCATTGACCAGAGGTTCACCGGTTGTTAGGATTGGTGTCATTCATCCTATTGAGAGTTATTGGTTAGCATTCGGAACTTGGGAGCAGACGAAGCtcgaaagagaagaaagacaagtCAATTTTGACCACCTCATTAAATGGATGCTCTTCGGCCTCCTCGATTTTGACTATGTTGCCGAGTCACTTCTTGAGGATACTACCAAATTGGGGGAGATTACGGAGCAATTCCCATGTGGTGTTATGAAGTATGATGTTATTGTTGTCCCATCTCTAAGAACAATAAGAAGGTCAACGCTCGAAAGATTGGAAATGTTTGCTGCAAAAGGCGGTAAAGTTGTCTTTATGGGTGAGGTTCCAAGCTTGGTAGACGCAGTGCCTACTACTTCGCCTGCTGAGTTAGCTAAGGAGTGCACTGTTATTCCATTTACCAAGAGGGCTCTATACACTACTTTAGAGCCATATAGAGAGATTGGTATTGATTTCGTTGATCCGGTTGACCACGATTGTTTGTTGTACTCCAGATTGAAAGATTCGATTCTATACAACATGAGACAGGAGGTCGACGGCAGTAGATACTTGTTCTTGTGCAATACGAGCACCGAGCAGAAGCGTACCGGCTCTATCATCACTATAAAGGGGAATTGGGACTTGACTATTATGGATACGTTCACTGCTGAACAGAAACATTTTGCTGACGTCACAATTAAAAATGGCAAGACTACTTTCCACTGGGACTTTTCAATGGTTGGGTCTCTATTATTAAAATTGGTTCCAACTAAGCAGATCGTAAATTCTGCTGAACCGATCGTTGAGGAGGTTCCTAGCGACATTGTGCCGGTGGAGGATGATATCAAGTATACATTGTCCGAACCAAATGTCTTAATGCTTGATTTCGCTGAATCCTTTAGAATTGATGAAGGTGAATGGCAAGCatctgaagaagttttGAGAATTGATAACATTGTCAGGTCGATTTTGAAGCTCCAAGCGAAGAACATGGAATTTCCTCAACCGTACTCGTtcaaagatgaaagaaCATTCCGTCACTCCGTGACTATGAGATTTAACTTTGTTTCTGAGGAGGATGTCGAATCACCTATTCTAGCCAGTGAACTAAAGGAGGATATTGAAATCTCGATAGACGGTGTAAAGGTCGAAGagttgattgatgatggttACTTTGTTGATAAGGATATTTACAAAATCAAGCTTCCATCGTTTAAAGCAGGAAGCCATACCTTGTCCTACAAGATGCCTATGAACCAGTTCTCTAATATAGAGAGATTGTATTTGCTCGGTGACTTTGGTGTTAGGGTTAATGGAAAGCATACGAAGATTgtaaagaagcaggatACCCTTGTGTATGGCAACTGGGTCGAGCAGGGCCTTCCATTTTATGCTGGTAATGTCGTATATCGTATACGAATTCCTGATGATGTGTCCAGCTTCCAGGGCTCCGTTAAACTAAGGATTAGGGAGTTCAAAGCACCGCTCATTGGTGTTTCTATTGACGGAAAGGACGTTGGCTCTATCGCTTTTGACCCATTCAAGATAAACCTTGGGAACTTgaaaggaaagagagaaattgaGCTTACCGTCTATGGTGACAGATTTAATTCCTTTGGTCATATTCATTTTGCTAACTCCAAGTTCCCATGGTGTGCTCCAAATGCTTGGAGAACTGTTGGCGACCAATGGACATACTCTTACTTGCTTCAACCAAAAGGTATCACAGAAACTCCTACCTTCGAGTTATATGCTTGA
- a CDS encoding uncharacterized protein (EggNog:ENOG41) → MASAEPVDEKEVDEKEVGENIFSDTRPVKTRLWEIRNSYKYLMIVYISAIGIGIDSLLFSLLLGMESFRKAYGYYDEATSGWVIRAKYQSGWNGGSFGCQVLGAFFAGWYNDKFGRKSSLAISCIITIIGNTVAITAPVGHPINLVMAKCVIGIGIGILVSTCPVYLSELMSPTLRGIGSMGINFSICFGQWIGSLIYFGCSKNYTGIDDSTGYKIAFGIQYLLVGGYLLLFWFMPESPSYLIHRGKLEEAKAAIKKLYHNKNNTEYDIDSHYEILIKEVEEEKMNAESEKEVSYAELFKATNLKRVVLSIFALTGQLWVGVSSVLTYISYFFELAGVSSSIEKTVGMFTLCVGGNLVSYFVIERVDRRVLYIGGVALCTIMNLLIACVSYGSSQAAAYTTVVFVFLWAFIYEATVGPLTYALITELPQGRMRAKSVAITSNVNSLCSFGLGYLIPYLFNPDEVNMGARIMFVWTGTGVVLFVVMLFFLPETRGRTANEIEQLFVNKVGALKFKRAKFDEDDKLIMSSVGKEVSQA, encoded by the exons atgGCTTCT GCAGAacctgttgatgagaaagaagtagatgaaaaagaggttgGCGAGAATATCTTTAGCGACACCAGACCGGTGAAAACTAGACTTTGGGAGATACGTAATTCTTACAAGTATCTAATGATTGTCTATATATCCGCtattggtattggtatagattcccttcttttcagtttATTATTGGGTATGGaatctttcagaaaagCCTATGGTTACTACGATGAAGCCACAAGCGGATGGGTCATCAGAGCAAAATACCAGTCTGGTTGGAATGGTGGTTCTTTTGGCTGTCAGGTTTTGGGTGCCTTCTTTGCAGGTTGGTACAATGataagtttggaagaaaaagttctttggcTATTTCTTGCATTATAACTATTATTGGTAACACTGTTGCTATAACCGCTCCGGTCGGTCACCCTATCAATTTGGTCATGGCAAAATGTGTTATCGGAATTGGTATCGGTATTCTtgtttcaacttgtccaGTTTACTTGTCCGAATTGATGTCGCCAACCTTGAGAGGTATTGGTTCCATGggaatcaacttctccatttgcttTGGTCAGTGGATTGGATCGCTAATTTATTTCGGCTGTTCGAAGAATTATACGGGCATTGACGATTCAACAGGCTACAAAATTGCCTTTGGAATTCAATATTTGTTAGTTGGAGGATATCTCCTTTTGTTCTGGTTTATGCCGGAATCCccatcatatttgattcACCGCGGtaagttggaagaggcaaAAGCCGCCATTAAGAAGCTCTATCACAACAAGAATAATACTGAATACGACATTGACTCACATTACGAGATTCTCAttaaggaagttgaagaagaaaaaatgaatgctgaaagtgagaaagaagtttcGTATGCCGAACTCTTCAAGGCTACAAACCTAAAGAGGGTTGTACTATCTATCTTTGCTCTTACGGGACAGCTTTGGGTTGGTGTCAGTTCTGTTTTAACCTACATTtcatatttctttgaacttgCTGGAGTTTCAAGCAGCATTGAGAAGACGGTTGGTATGTTCACTCTTTGCGTCGGTGGTAACCTTGTTTCTTACTTtgtcattgaaagagttgatagAAGAGTCCTCTACATTGGTGGTGTTGCCCTTTGTACGATCATGAATTTACTCATTGCATGCGTGTCATATGGAAGCTCGCAAGCTGCTGCCTATACCACCGTTGTGTTTGTCTTTCTATGGGCTTTTATCTACGAAGCCACTGTTGGTCCATTGACATATGCTTTGATCACGGAGCTTCCACAGGGAAGAATGCGTGCCAAATCGGTGGCAATTACTTCTAATGTCAACAGTCTCTGTAGTTTTGGTCTTGGTTATCTCATCCCATATTTGTTCAATCCCGATGAAGTTAACATGGGGGCTAGGATCATGTTTGTTTGGACAGGTACCGGTGTGGTTTTGTTCGTTGtgatgctcttcttcttaccagaAACTAGAGGAAGAACTGCTAACGAGATTGAGCAGTTGTTCGTGAACAAAGTGGGTGctttgaaattcaagagggctaagtttgatgaagatgataaattaATTATGTCATCAGTGGGGAAAGAGGTCAGTCAGGCATAG